The DNA window GAAGGGAAAGTTGTATTTTAATAGTGCTTTGGAGTCTGTTGATTTCTGTTTTGATGTGGGGTAATCTGAACCTGATGAATTAGTGGGTAGTGTCTGTGCCGGTGCTTTGGCAGATGTTTGGGGTATTGTTTCCTCTCTGGCTTGGATGAGAAGTTGACTTAGGTTAGTTGCTTGGTGGTCCTGACCTTCGGGGATGGTAATGAGAGTGGTCCCTTTAGTTTTTCTTCTATGTTTGTTCTGAATGTTTCCCAGTTTGCTGTTCTgtagttgtatttttttctttgagttGCTTGTAGTTTAAAGGAGACTATAGTGAGAATAAGCAGATGGTCACTGGAGAGATGGTTTGTGGTGGTAAAGTTATGAAGTTTTATAGCCAGGTCAGGAGTGCAGATAATCAGGTCCAGGATGTCTGTGCTGCCTGTTGATGGAAATAGgtgggtttgtttgtgtttacaatGGACAGATTTGTGTCAGTTGAATTCTGTTTTAGTGCTGtgctagtctgagtgggcggaagtttgctgcagagatcagcctctcattgggcggaacgagccacccgctgaagtcccgccctaccacctccggttgtgtagcagttttcaaccgttttcaacacattctttactaacttttgcggtgtttgatcttgcggggatgtagccatttttctgccatggttcgcgtcctgtaggtgatatttttgtggccgtgttacaccaaaacctgtttccccccggcaatatttttgcaagcgcaccgttgctatggcaccgcccagaacgattgtgattggttgaaagaagtacaagcagctggggcgtttttttctccaatctcacagtgagagtcggcccagccagacctttcttttcttcagAAAGGccactttgatttttttttttttttttttttttcaaaaaaagtcTGTGTGCTTTGCATTCAGATCGCCCACTGTGAGGGAATAGCTGGTGTTGGAAATTGCGGTGAACAGAGCTGCTGAGGGTTTTATTCCAGGGGGACAGTAGATGCTGGTGACTGTGATGGGATGATGTGAATGGATTGTCATTTTGGCAGCTGGGGATCTGAAGTCGTGAGGTGGTTGTGAGCATAGTTTCATTTATTGAAGCCACAGAGATGTTGTTGTCGTTGAGTAGTTGGATGGGTTCTTCTTTGCTTCCTCTTATTCCTCTGATGTTTATGTGAAGGAAGGTGGTGAGATTCATTATGAAGAATGATAGAAAATATAGACAGAAATATTGCTCTTTGTTAGAGTGGGGAGGTGGGGTCATATACTGAAGAGTGTGTGTTTCCTGATGCTTGTTAATACTTCCTCTATTTTCCTGTCATCCATGGCGAGTTTTTTGAGGTCATCACAGAGATGAGTGAGGTGGGTATGGTCATTCAGGTGCAGGCTGGGGGGTTTGGTGGTAGTGGAGGGTTTTCTCACTGAGGGTCTGTTGGATTGTGGCTTTTTGTTTGATGGGATTATGTATGAGAGGTAGACAGGACAGGACTTGGAGGTGGCAGTGTTCTCCACCATAGTTGGTGCAGGATTTGTGGTGGTGGTTTTCTCCACATCCCAGGCAGACGACTGGGTTGGTGCAGCTGGTGGAAATGGGTTGAATTGTTGGCATTTGTAGCATTGTTTGATGGCAGGTGGGGGCCGAGCCTTCTCCACTCTGTACTGGAACAGGTCCATGTAGAAGCCTTCGTGGAGACGGCCGGCTCCTTGGTCTGGGTTGGTGAGGTGGATCTTGATGAATGTTGTTGGCTGCTGGGTGGTTTTGCTGGTGATTTTGTGGATTCTGGTGATGTTGATACCTTGTTTTTCCAGTTCAGATTTGACCTGTTCCTCTGCGTGTTTGTGTAGATGCCTTTGATGACAAGAAGTTTAGTAGGGGGTTCAGACAGGCGTGCCAGTCTGCAGGTCAGAGAGAGGTGAGAGGAGACAGTTCAGGCAGGGGATGTCTTTGGGGAAGATGAGAAGGTGGCCATTTCTCATGTGAACcagtttttggagctggactgaGTTTCTGAATTTCCTGGAGAATGGATTGGGTTGTTGAGAAAAGATTGTTTGGGGTTTTGTAGTTCTCTACAGGTGTGCTGTCTTGGTGCTTTGATGATGGTTAGAGGCTGTGAATGTGGGTATATATATATCCTTTCTGTGGACGTAGTTGAGCTCTGCTGGGCGGAGACATTTGTTCTAACAATAGAAACTAGGACACTGATGAACCCTTCACCTTCACAGTAGAGGCGAGAAATTACTATTCTATTGTGAATCGTTCATCTTTCAGTCaccttttttatgtctttttttttttccaatgagaaaaacaacatgtacAAAACATCAGGTAGTTAATAACAGCACATATTAaaccataaaacaaaaacaggcaaaaagaAGATAGAAGCTCACAGAGAAGGGAAGTTGTGCAGTCAGAGGATTTGGAGTAAAAATTGCACAATTTTCCAAAAGCTTGGTATTCTGTTTCTTTCCTAACAAACTGAGCGATGTAAGAGGAGCCTTGAATACTATGAGAAAACGGTAAAAATTCAGGAGGTGACTTTGATCATCTCTGCTTATGAATAAAAAGTCTAGCATttttaataacaacattaaTTAGATATTGAAGAAAACTTTTATCTGGATCATCATAATAACAAATACTATCCCTGAGGTCAAAGGAGTAAACTGAATTAGAGTTTTCAAAGAGGTGCGTTTCCAGATCGCTCCAAAATCTTTTGGATATTTCacattgaagaaaaaacaaacaagcaaacaaaaaagagaaacactTTCTATATTAATACTTATCAGAATATGCAACTGTACAGATAATCTGAGTCTTTATATCGTGACGTCAACTGTATGACTTTGTAGATGATCTTTTTGGCTGCTGTATCAGTTTCCATCACTTATTAAATCTTCTATCAACTAAGTTATAGTAGACTAAATAGATGCTAAATTTAACAGAGTCGTCTGTATATCTCATACCTGACAATCACCAACAGTTTctgatgtacaaatgtaaaCTATAGTGTTATTCACCAACTCTAAAACTGAGCCTTTAATTGTGGCAAAATTCTCCAGAaacagtagctatgtttccatccaaaagtgattcgaatcactgGGAAAttcgcattaaaagaaatacgaatcctgtgtgtttccattaaatgtaccgactttggtgaaaactacaaactcaCGTGAGTTTTCTGCttaaccggaaacaaaacaagcaaccagcttgtaaatgcattactgcCTCCCCGACCCGGAGTGCGGATaacaccatggagagaggtgcgctatgtaagacttaattcgaacttaactgtttccatccccgtTTTACGAATCagcattttttcgaatcaaccaaaacccggttaaagcgagcgtattttagtatgtgcaaatcaggggattttaattcgaattttggcgtttccatcataattttccgatgcaatAGTTCTAAATGCGcctctaaacaggctgatggaaacatggctagtgaGATGTTAACAGTTGGTAAATTAAAGTATAATCAGGAGGAAAACAAATTGTGTTGTATGATTTGGGAGAGGTGGATAATGAGGACTGAACTCTCCATTAGATGATTCAACGAAACCCTGAAATATTCTGATGTTGACATAATGAGAAACTAGAATGGGTGTtctatttttatgtgtttaagtTTGTAGATTTCTCTTTatatgaaaagacacaatatggAACATTatagttttaattttattaatgcTGCATTGATCACAGGCAATATTGGATCAGTAACAATTCACAGAATAGTTACAATGGATATACATAGAAAATGCTGCTTATTGTAGTCCCTTAATTATATGGTGTTCAATGATCTTCAGCAAATGCATATTACTCATCTTTGGAAAGTCTTCAGATAAAgtgggtggctcttaaaagagccgttgTTTTGGATTAAGAGCAGGACTGTCTACTTGGAGCTGGTGTACTTGGTGACGGCCTTGGTGCCCTCAGACACAGCGTGCTTTGCCAGCTCACCGGGCAGCAGCAGGCGGACGGCGGTCTGGATctccctggaagtgatggtGGAGCGCTTGTTGTAGTGAGCCAGACGAGAGGCCTCACCGGCGATGCGCTCAAAGATGTCGCTCACAAACGAATTCATGATGCCCATGGCCTTGGACGAGATGCCGGTGTTGGGGTGGACCTGCTTCAGCACCTTGTACACGTAGATGGCGTAGCTCTCCTTCCTggtcctcctctttttcttgcCGCTCTTGCTAACGCTCTTAGACACGGCTTTCTTTGAGCCCTTCTTGGGCGCTTTGACGGTGGTTTCAGGCATGATCAAGACGGTATGTTTCTTCCAAAACCAATGAAATTTACTCCCGCAGAGTGGTGCATTTGTATCCACCTGATGCAAATAATACTGTGCTGTTGCTCGCACTGGATTGGTCAGCTTCTGAAGCTGGGGAACAATACAGTGGGTGGGTGAggggagaaagaagaaagaaaatcaagttatttaaaaagtaaaaagaaatagtCGGCGTTGggttaaatacaaaattattcaggtatttaaataataaatgatataCCTGGTATAAATGATATAGTTAATGCCACTccttttcaaataaaacacaaaggaaTACATTAGTTAAAATCTGTTCAAAAGCTTCTCTTTCTGTACAGGATTTTAAATCCTCACATAATCCACCTAAGCTGTTTGGACTCTAGAACAAAAACTAGAATAAACATATCTTCTCACCTTTGATAGCTTGAATATGTTACAGTAGTGACTGATTATTCTGATCATTTAGTAGTAAAAAGCCTCTGTCCTGTGTGGgggtaataataaaaaagagacTTTTGGAAACTTAATGTTAAATATCTAAataaggtttaggcacaaatgCCACTTGTTACACTGAGGTTCAGGTCAGCCTAGCCTGAGGTTTGATGGTGggaaatgctgtgatgtgtcAGTAAAACAACTATGACTGCTCCCACAAACACTGGTGGATGTCGCTACGTGTCACCAAAAAAGACAACTGGTGTTGTTTTTTAGGTTTGTTGGTGGACAGTGGTCTGTAGCTGaagtgtcatgccatccaccatcccctacACCTCCGGATAACAACATCTGCTTATAGTCAAGCGGCTTAGAGACATATGTGAAAAGAATGGGGACGTGCCGGACAAAAGCACcacatttttttatgtgttctcCATAGCTTTCAATTTAGAAGGGGAGCCGCTTCATCACAATGGTGagtggcagccatcttgaatttccAAGATGGCCGCCATGTAAAATCTGTGTGCCCATATCTCAGCTTCCAAGCTACTTAGAAGGTCAATTCTGGtgacaaaatatacattttctgGGTCAAGGAATGCATTAAAGCTATTAGGAATATCACTAAATGATTATTCATTaagatcaaataaaaatattaattctgGGAATGTATTCACATGATTTTCAACAAAAGCGGCTGGAATGGATGACATGAATGATTTGAATTCAATTGAACTTTATTAGCTTCCCTTTTAAACAGTATAATCCAATTATCTATCACATTTGTAACTGCAAAGCTCTGTGCATTCCCATTGTGCCTTCTTGCATGAGCCCTTTGTACCAAGCTGCAACCTGTTAGCAAACACATGATTCCACTGACTATTAGCATGCAAGTGATTATCATTATCATGTAATATAAGTTAACCACCTACCGTAGCTACCTAGTACCTTAGTAACAACCTAACTAGTAAGTTATTATTTGATTAGATATTATTCATTTGAAACAAGCACTGGCTAATAACTAGACTACCTAGCTAGGCTGACTAGCTATTTTGTGATTTCAGCCGCTGAAACTAGCTAGCTAGGTAGCCTAGTTATTAACCTGTACTTGCTAGCTAAAAGCATTGCATGGCTGCATGCTTTTGTGAATACATGAAGATTAAATGTGTGACGTGTTAACACCATGAAAcagtttttaacatactatgaAAACCCATTTCCACCACTGTGATTTCTTTATAGAAGTTATGaaaatttcctttttttatttattaatatgttttagtatcttaaaataataagCTGGtatctttaaacaaaaaaaaaaaaaaaaaaaatctgaaacatTCAATGAATGACTGTCTACCAGGGTGGACACTTATTACGGCTCACCAAATataataaacctgaaaagctgaaaaagctcataataaccccccaaaaaacagacCTCAATGTCTGTCTGTGATTCAAAGATGAATCTGTTAATTTACACAAATCACAAAAACGAAAGAAATAGCACATAACTGATTTCACCACACTCTTTAAATACACTCACTAACAGTATATAATCAAATATAATCATAGCTGACAGGAGAAGAAACAATTGGAATATCCACAATTATCGTGAACTATATAAATATTTCCCTTCTCCTGATCCAGTAAATGTTCTGTCTTCTATAATGTAATGAAGATATTTCAACTTTATCTACACAATCCCATATTCTATTTTATAAAGGTGAGTCATGTCAGTGCCTTCTGCACATGTATTTCCTTACATACAATATTATTTCCTAATAATACAGGACTTACAATAAGTACATTCAAGCATGTAGTTAcacaataataaatacacaaattattGAGTACATTAGACTTAGCAAAGATACTGAAGTGTTACATCATGTTTTGACAGTCTGGATATTtcctaaatttaaaaaaaaacaaaagttgacTGAAATTCTGACCATGTCATCAAGAATTATTGTGTCACAAATACTAAATCGAATGTGTGAAGTGCTGATATCAGCGAGAAGTGGGGTCAATATACACTGATTAACTCTATCACTATACTTAGGTGGTGTCTTACTTCAATTTATTTTAAGAGGATGATGACGATTAAGTAAATCAGTGATGTTTCCCTCCTGGTCTCAATTGATTATAGGGACAGAAAATTAtgcatgaaataaaaacatttaataaaagtaaatatgTTGGATTACATTAACTGATTAATGGAAGAGACTTGCAAAATGTTATCATTTAGGCTGTAGAGGAAGATCCACTATATAGTTGATTATTATTGATGTGTTGTGATTGATATTAAACGTGTGTTGTGAGTAGAGGAGTGAGCTCCTGAGTGAGGAGTgaggtggctcttaaaagagccgttgtggtttgtggagcagcagcagagagtttAAGCTCTCTCTCCGCGGATGCGACGGGCCAGCTGGATGTCTTTGGGCATGATGGTGACTCTCTTGGCGTGGATGGCGCACAGGTTGGTGTCCTCAAACAGGCCCACCAGGTAAGCCTCACTGGACTCCTGCAGAGCCATGACAGCGGAGCTCTGGAAGCGCAGGTCGGTCTTGAAATCCTGAGCGATTTCTCGGACCAGGCGCTGGAAGGGCAGCTTGCGGATCAGCAACTCCGTGGATTTCTGGTAGCGACGGATCTCTCTGAGAGCCACGGTACCGGGCCTGTAACGGTGAGGCTTCTTCACGCCGCCGGTGGCCGGGGCGCTCTTACGGGCAGCCTTGGTGGCCAGCTGCTTCCTCGGGGCTTTGCCTCCGGTGGATTTACGCGCGGTCTGCTTAGTTCTTGCCATGACTTCTTCTTTCTCTGTGAGGATAATAACAGAGTGTTATGGGAAGACCCGCTGCTCTTAAACTTTGAGAGCGGCTGTGAGATGGTGACGCTGCTTCAAACCTCCGGCTCCTGATTGGTGAGGGGCTCCTACGGAGCTCAGCACCGCCTGAAGGAGCGACCCACCGCCCACATCTCCGCTGCTTATTGGCTGGAAATCCTTTCAAAAGGTCCGCCAAAATACAGGCTGGGCcgccctctgctgctctgctgaagCCTCTTTTCTGGTTGGTCTGGCAGGAACCGTCCCGCGCTCCGTGGATATATAGAGGAGGGTTTCAGCTGCTGAGAGAACACTTCTCTTTGTCCCGACTTTAGAGAG is part of the Epinephelus lanceolatus isolate andai-2023 chromosome 5, ASM4190304v1, whole genome shotgun sequence genome and encodes:
- the LOC117262894 gene encoding histone H2B 1/2-like is translated as MPETTVKAPKKGSKKAVSKSVSKSGKKKRRTRKESYAIYVYKVLKQVHPNTGISSKAMGIMNSFVSDIFERIAGEASRLAHYNKRSTITSREIQTAVRLLLPGELAKHAVSEGTKAVTKYTSSK
- the LOC144463618 gene encoding histone H3-like, producing MARTKQTARKSTGGKAPRKQLATKAARKSAPATGGVKKPHRYRPGTVALREIRRYQKSTELLIRKLPFQRLVREIAQDFKTDLRFQSSAVMALQESSEAYLVGLFEDTNLCAIHAKRVTIMPKDIQLARRIRGERA